A region from the Clavibacter sp. A6099 genome encodes:
- the trxA gene encoding thioredoxin, whose product MATTELTAENFESIVDSNGIVVVDFWADWCGPCKQFAPVFDKSSEKHADIVHGKVDTEAQQFLAQQANISAIPTLMIFKDQTLIFSQAGALPAPALESLIEEVRAVDVAALKEQAAAEAAQATPGASADPTAI is encoded by the coding sequence ATGGCCACCACCGAGCTGACCGCCGAGAACTTCGAGAGCATCGTCGACTCCAACGGCATCGTCGTCGTCGACTTCTGGGCCGACTGGTGCGGTCCCTGCAAGCAGTTCGCGCCCGTCTTCGACAAGTCGAGCGAGAAGCACGCCGACATCGTCCACGGCAAGGTCGACACCGAGGCGCAGCAGTTCCTCGCGCAGCAGGCGAACATCTCCGCCATCCCGACGCTGATGATCTTCAAGGACCAGACGCTCATCTTCAGCCAGGCGGGCGCGCTGCCCGCCCCGGCGCTCGAGTCGCTCATCGAGGAGGTGCGCGCCGTCGACGTGGCCGCCCTGAAGGAGCAGGCCGCCGCCGAGGCGGCGCAGGCCACGCCCGGCGCGAGCGCCGACCCCACCGCGATCTGA
- the recQ gene encoding DNA helicase RecQ, which produces MTSTPPAPAGSAASGTALAPALERLGTVFGYDAFRGDQQEIVEHVIGGGDALVLMPTGGGKSLCYQIPSLVREGTGVVISPLIALMQDQVDALRAVGVRAAFLNSTQDLETSREVERALLDGDLDLLYLAPERLILDRMGRLLDEARVALFAIDEAHCVSQWGHDFRKDYLALSMLQERWPEVPRIALTATANEATHADITARLGLQDARHFVSSFDRPNIRYRIVPKAEPRKQLVDLIKNEHAGDAGIVYCLSRKTVEQTAEALNKQGITALPYHAGLDAAVRQRNQARFLREDGIVMCATIAFGMGIDKPDVRFVAHIDLPKSIEGYYQETGRAGRDGLPSTAWLAYGLQDVVQQRRMIDQSEGDAQHRRRLSQHLDAMLALCETVGCRRVQLLRYFGEETGPCGNCDTCLEPVETWDATVPSQKLLSTIVRLQRERNQRFGAAHLIDILLGNETDRVRQQGHDQLATFGIGGELTDVQWRGVVRQLLAQGLLGVSDDGYGTLVITAGSGDVLSGSRQVPMRQEPERIVRGRGTRTTRAKGGQVVDLPEEAQGLFEALRAWRSEQAKEQGVPAYVVFADVTLREVATVRPADLGQLAGITGVGQKKLDTYGEGLLAVVAGSAAAD; this is translated from the coding sequence ATGACCTCCACCCCTCCCGCTCCTGCCGGATCCGCCGCGTCCGGCACCGCCCTGGCCCCCGCCCTCGAGCGCCTCGGCACGGTCTTCGGGTACGACGCCTTCCGCGGCGACCAGCAGGAGATCGTCGAGCACGTCATCGGCGGCGGCGACGCGCTCGTGCTCATGCCCACGGGTGGCGGCAAGTCGCTCTGCTACCAGATCCCGAGCCTCGTCCGCGAGGGCACGGGCGTCGTCATCTCCCCGCTCATCGCGCTCATGCAGGACCAGGTCGACGCGCTGCGCGCCGTGGGCGTGCGCGCCGCGTTCCTCAACTCCACCCAGGACCTCGAGACCAGCCGCGAGGTCGAGCGCGCCCTGCTCGACGGCGACCTCGACCTGCTCTACCTCGCGCCCGAGCGCCTCATCCTCGACCGGATGGGCCGGCTGCTCGACGAGGCGCGCGTCGCCCTGTTCGCCATCGACGAGGCGCACTGCGTCTCCCAGTGGGGCCATGACTTCCGCAAGGACTACCTCGCGCTGTCGATGCTGCAGGAGCGCTGGCCCGAGGTGCCGCGCATCGCGCTCACCGCCACCGCCAACGAGGCCACGCACGCCGACATCACGGCGCGCCTGGGCCTCCAGGACGCGCGCCACTTCGTCTCGTCGTTCGACCGGCCGAACATCCGCTACCGCATCGTGCCCAAGGCGGAGCCGCGCAAGCAGCTGGTCGACCTCATCAAGAACGAGCACGCGGGCGACGCCGGCATCGTCTACTGCCTGAGCCGCAAGACCGTCGAGCAGACGGCCGAGGCGCTGAACAAGCAGGGGATCACCGCGCTGCCGTACCACGCGGGCCTCGACGCCGCGGTGCGCCAGCGCAACCAGGCGCGCTTCCTCCGCGAGGACGGCATCGTGATGTGCGCCACCATCGCGTTCGGCATGGGCATCGACAAGCCCGACGTGCGCTTCGTCGCCCACATCGACCTGCCCAAGTCCATCGAGGGCTACTACCAGGAGACGGGTCGCGCGGGCCGCGACGGCCTGCCCTCCACCGCATGGCTCGCCTACGGCCTGCAGGACGTCGTGCAGCAGCGCCGCATGATCGACCAGTCCGAGGGCGACGCGCAGCACCGACGCCGGCTGTCGCAGCACCTCGACGCCATGCTCGCGCTGTGCGAGACGGTCGGCTGCCGCCGTGTGCAGCTCCTCCGCTACTTCGGCGAGGAGACGGGTCCATGCGGCAACTGCGACACGTGCCTCGAGCCCGTCGAGACGTGGGACGCGACGGTGCCGTCGCAGAAGCTGCTGTCCACCATCGTCCGGCTGCAGCGCGAACGGAACCAGCGCTTCGGGGCGGCGCACCTCATCGACATCCTGCTCGGCAACGAGACCGACCGCGTCCGCCAGCAGGGTCACGACCAGCTGGCCACGTTCGGCATCGGCGGCGAGCTCACCGACGTGCAGTGGCGCGGCGTCGTCCGCCAGCTCCTCGCCCAGGGACTGCTCGGCGTGAGCGACGACGGATACGGCACGCTCGTCATCACCGCGGGCAGCGGCGACGTGCTCAGCGGATCCCGGCAGGTGCCCATGCGGCAGGAGCCGGAGCGCATCGTGCGCGGCCGCGGCACCCGCACCACCCGGGCGAAGGGCGGCCAGGTGGTCGACCTCCCCGAGGAGGCGCAGGGCCTGTTCGAGGCGCTCCGGGCATGGCGCTCGGAGCAGGCGAAGGAGCAGGGCGTGCCCGCGTACGTCGTGTTCGCCGACGTCACCCTGCGCGAGGTCGCGACCGTGCGCCCGGCTGATCTGGGGCAGCTCGCCGGCATCACGGGCGTCGGGCAGAAGAAGCTCGACACCTACGGCGAGGGACTGCTCGCGGTCGTCGCCGGATCCGCCGCGGCCGACTAG